In one Ktedonobacterales bacterium genomic region, the following are encoded:
- a CDS encoding protease inhibitor I42 family protein: protein MRMFAAPTHLSFARALWFLLAAGAMLLVAGCAPGGTRTGTVTGAQPSQTTTARPTTTASPNPTETGCPGANQQVTWSPPPVTILTPQQALMQVNVKVGDGFEIALPMGSKWKLAPMTSSVLKLDTPAGYGDTARRSCIWHFTAQASGRAEVQFSQEPICVKGKACPHHVALVDFTVQVSKS, encoded by the coding sequence ATGCGGATGTTCGCTGCCCCAACGCATTTGTCTTTTGCGCGCGCCCTCTGGTTTCTGCTGGCGGCAGGGGCCATGCTGCTCGTGGCCGGGTGCGCGCCAGGGGGAACCAGGACAGGAACCGTCACAGGCGCGCAACCATCTCAGACAACCACTGCCAGGCCAACCACTACCGCTTCCCCTAATCCGACGGAAACAGGCTGTCCTGGGGCCAATCAGCAAGTCACCTGGTCTCCGCCGCCCGTAACGATTCTGACGCCCCAGCAGGCATTAATGCAGGTGAACGTGAAGGTAGGCGATGGCTTCGAGATCGCGCTGCCAATGGGCAGTAAGTGGAAGCTTGCCCCCATGACCAGTTCAGTACTGAAGCTGGATACTCCGGCTGGGTACGGCGATACGGCCAGGCGAAGCTGCATCTGGCATTTTACGGCGCAAGCCAGCGGGCGGGCCGAAGTCCAGTTCTCCCAGGAACCGATTTGCGTCAAGGGAAAGGCATGCCCGCACCATGTCGCTCTGGTTGACTTCACCGTTCAGGTCAGCAAGAGTTGA
- the gltX gene encoding glutamate--tRNA ligase: MPQTEVSGATNERADEERAKPVRVRFAPSPTGIQHIGGYRTAIFIWLFARRYGGQFLLRIEDTDTERSVPEAVDALLDGLRWLDVMPDEGPIVGGPYGPYYQTQRAAIYQYHADELIKRGGAYRCYCTAERLAEMRKEQEARGVKSVRYDRRCRYLTPEERNENEAAGKPFVVRLAVPLEGQTVVKDLLRGDVVFENNQLQDAVLLKSNGLPTYHLGNVVDDHLMRISHVTRGAAEWLPSAPLHVLTYQFFGWEQPIWVHLPVVLGKDRKKLSKRHGAEPLSSYQEQGYLPEAIINYLAMLGWSYDDKTDILSREQLMASFSLDRLGLADAMFDPERLLWMNGVYIRMLSPEELAERTLPYLERPEGAGGLPHSIKRPLDKAYVTRVLKLEQERMKTLGEAAQMVPFFFTDDLRYQADALIGKGMDREQTVTALQRALALLERLPTWEAAAMEEPLRALAAELDLKPGQLFMSARVALSGRTVSPPLFETMEVLGRERSLARIRQALAKLAGVPGSGAPISS; this comes from the coding sequence ATGCCTCAGACCGAGGTTTCCGGCGCGACCAATGAGCGCGCCGACGAAGAGCGCGCAAAACCTGTGCGGGTGCGCTTCGCTCCCAGCCCCACCGGCATTCAGCACATCGGCGGCTATCGCACCGCCATCTTTATCTGGCTTTTCGCGCGGCGCTATGGCGGCCAGTTCCTGCTGCGCATCGAAGATACCGACACCGAGCGTTCGGTGCCTGAAGCGGTAGACGCCCTGCTGGACGGTCTGCGCTGGCTGGACGTGATGCCCGACGAAGGGCCGATTGTCGGCGGTCCCTATGGTCCGTATTATCAGACGCAGCGCGCCGCCATCTATCAATACCACGCCGATGAACTCATCAAGCGCGGCGGCGCGTATCGCTGCTATTGCACCGCAGAGCGCCTGGCCGAGATGCGCAAGGAGCAGGAGGCGCGCGGCGTCAAATCGGTGCGCTATGACAGACGCTGCCGCTATCTCACGCCAGAGGAGCGGAACGAGAATGAAGCCGCAGGCAAGCCGTTTGTGGTCAGGCTGGCTGTCCCGTTGGAGGGGCAAACCGTCGTCAAAGACTTGCTGCGCGGCGATGTGGTCTTCGAGAACAACCAGCTTCAGGATGCCGTTTTGCTCAAATCCAACGGCCTGCCCACCTATCATCTAGGCAACGTCGTGGACGACCACTTGATGCGCATCTCGCATGTCACGCGCGGCGCGGCGGAATGGCTGCCCAGCGCGCCGCTGCATGTGCTGACCTATCAATTCTTTGGCTGGGAGCAGCCTATCTGGGTCCATCTGCCCGTTGTCCTGGGCAAAGACCGCAAGAAGCTGAGCAAACGACACGGCGCGGAGCCGCTAAGCTCCTATCAAGAGCAGGGCTATCTGCCGGAGGCGATCATCAACTATCTGGCGATGCTTGGCTGGTCGTATGATGATAAGACCGACATTCTCAGCCGCGAGCAGTTGATGGCCTCGTTCTCGCTGGACCGCCTGGGCCTTGCCGACGCCATGTTCGACCCGGAGCGCCTGCTCTGGATGAACGGCGTCTATATCCGCATGCTCAGCCCGGAGGAACTGGCCGAGCGCACCCTGCCCTATCTGGAGCGCCCGGAAGGCGCGGGCGGTCTGCCCCACAGCATCAAGCGCCCGCTGGACAAAGCCTATGTTACCCGCGTGCTGAAGCTGGAGCAGGAACGCATGAAGACACTGGGCGAGGCCGCCCAGATGGTGCCGTTCTTCTTCACCGACGACCTGCGCTATCAGGCCGACGCGCTGATCGGCAAGGGCATGGACCGCGAGCAGACCGTCACGGCTTTGCAGCGCGCGCTGGCCCTGTTGGAGCGTCTGCCGACGTGGGAAGCCGCCGCGATGGAGGAGCCGTTGCGCGCCCTGGCCGCCGAACTGGACCTGAAGCCAGGACAGCTTTTCATGAGCGCGCGCGTGGCTCTTTCTGGCCGCACCGTCTCGCCGCCGCTCTTCGAGACAATGGAGGTGTTGGGCCGCGAGCGCAGCCTGGCGCGCATCCGCCAGGCGCTGGCGAAACTGGCTGGCGTCCCAGGATCAGGTGCGCCCATATCTTCTTGA
- a CDS encoding VOC family protein, giving the protein MAKLLGPDFISLQVHNLSTSRAFYTEILGLTLDERFTAPDFVLFDTSTIPFALSEAKVNLDEAPQPGWGVTLWIDCDQVNELHTKLEAAGATILTPPYDGQFGRTFVFADPDGYRITVNENPWDRFPLGGRSQR; this is encoded by the coding sequence ATGGCAAAACTGCTCGGACCCGATTTTATCAGCTTACAGGTGCACAACCTCTCCACCTCGCGCGCGTTCTACACAGAGATATTGGGCTTGACCCTCGATGAGCGATTCACCGCTCCCGATTTTGTCCTCTTCGATACCAGCACGATCCCCTTTGCTCTCAGTGAAGCAAAAGTGAACCTGGATGAAGCGCCGCAGCCGGGATGGGGGGTGACGCTCTGGATCGATTGCGATCAGGTCAATGAGTTGCATACCAAATTGGAAGCGGCTGGAGCCACCATCCTCACACCACCCTATGATGGTCAGTTTGGGCGCACCTTCGTCTTTGCTGACCCTGATGGGTACCGGATTACAGTCAACGAGAATCCCTGGGACCGATTTCCTTTAGGTGGTAGGTCTCAGAGGTAG
- a CDS encoding aminoglycoside phosphotransferase family protein: MPSNAPDVNAIAELAARIFSRSVRPQVQRVEEGVSTYVYRIRRADEVCYLRVLPEADASFAPEVYAHQRLRERGVNVPEVLYFEHCNQALGRSVMVTTEIKGASLARCNDAQAQRHILRAAGRDLAVINSLPVRGFGWIKRSRSKVTRLEAEHSTSRAFLTEYLERDLAALAEAHVLKQDTLATIQRILKDYDTWLASQHSWLAHGDFDVTHMYQEAGHYTGIIDFGEIRGADFFYDLGHFSMHDGETLPILVLPWLLEGYQEIAPLPDGYRQHIAFASLLIAIRTLARAGQKRPQTLPTHHGLQAIPRDIRLLLG, translated from the coding sequence ATGCCATCCAACGCCCCGGATGTGAACGCCATCGCGGAACTAGCCGCGCGTATCTTCTCGCGCTCAGTTCGCCCCCAGGTGCAACGGGTTGAAGAGGGCGTCTCCACGTATGTCTATCGCATCCGTCGGGCCGATGAAGTCTGCTATCTGCGCGTCTTGCCTGAAGCGGACGCCAGTTTCGCTCCTGAGGTCTACGCACATCAACGCTTGCGCGAGCGCGGAGTGAATGTGCCCGAAGTTCTTTATTTCGAGCATTGCAACCAGGCGCTTGGGCGCTCGGTGATGGTAACAACCGAGATCAAAGGCGCGAGCCTGGCCCGCTGCAACGACGCGCAAGCGCAGCGCCATATCCTGCGCGCGGCAGGGCGAGACCTGGCCGTTATCAATAGCCTGCCGGTACGTGGCTTTGGTTGGATCAAAAGGAGCAGGAGCAAGGTCACGCGCCTGGAAGCAGAACACTCTACCTCCAGAGCCTTTCTCACTGAATACCTGGAGCGTGACCTCGCTGCCTTAGCAGAGGCCCACGTGCTGAAGCAGGATACACTTGCCACCATTCAGCGCATCTTGAAGGATTATGATACCTGGCTCGCTAGCCAGCATTCCTGGCTGGCGCATGGCGACTTCGATGTCACGCATATGTACCAGGAAGCAGGACACTATACAGGCATTATTGACTTTGGCGAGATCAGAGGCGCTGATTTCTTCTACGATTTGGGCCACTTCAGCATGCACGATGGAGAGACGCTGCCCATCCTGGTTCTGCCCTGGCTTCTGGAAGGTTATCAAGAGATTGCCCCTTTGCCAGATGGCTATAGGCAACATATCGCCTTTGCCAGCTTGCTCATCGCCATTCGCACCCTGGCGCGCGCCGGGCAGAAGCGCCCGCAGACACTGCCTACTCATCACGGTCTGCAAGCGATTCCAAGGGACATCCGGCTTCTGCTCGGTTGA
- the otsB gene encoding trehalose-phosphatase gives MTRNGERQQSEGRDGFPSVSPFLAAGSDPPALPPGLTPTQAAALRQALARRPRGLLLDIDGTLSPIAPTPEAARLLPGMTALLEQAADRFEVVAAISGRAAADARRMVGVDRLLYIGNHGLERWLPGDPAPQIVPEASAYLPAVAQALDLAERDLSPRLSGLRVERKGASGSIHTRRCADPQQALAIVGETLRPLVERLGLRLTVGKLVAEVRPPLALDKGTAVESLAQERRLRSAVYLGDDTTDIDAFRALRRLRQAGACEGLAVAVLHEEAPPALAAEADLALPSIEAVPAFLAWVITAASA, from the coding sequence ATGACACGAAATGGAGAGAGACAACAGAGTGAAGGGCGAGACGGTTTCCCCTCCGTCTCGCCCTTCCTGGCTGCTGGCAGCGATCCCCCAGCCCTGCCCCCTGGCCTGACCCCGACGCAGGCGGCGGCGCTGCGCCAGGCGCTGGCCCGGCGGCCACGCGGCCTGCTGCTGGACATAGACGGCACACTCAGCCCCATTGCCCCCACGCCAGAGGCGGCGCGCCTGCTGCCAGGAATGACCGCATTGCTGGAACAGGCGGCAGACCGCTTCGAGGTTGTCGCCGCCATCTCTGGCCGCGCCGCTGCCGACGCCCGGCGCATGGTTGGCGTTGATCGCCTGCTCTACATTGGCAATCATGGCCTGGAACGCTGGCTGCCAGGTGACCCTGCGCCGCAGATAGTCCCCGAAGCCAGCGCCTATCTGCCTGCCGTCGCCCAGGCGCTCGATCTCGCTGAGCGCGATCTTTCCCCACGCCTGAGCGGGCTGCGCGTGGAGCGCAAAGGCGCGAGCGGCTCCATTCACACCCGCCGCTGCGCGGACCCCCAGCAGGCGCTGGCAATCGTCGGGGAGACGCTGCGCCCGCTGGTAGAGCGGCTGGGCTTGCGGCTCACTGTGGGCAAGCTGGTAGCCGAGGTTCGCCCGCCGCTGGCGCTGGATAAAGGCACAGCGGTGGAGTCGCTGGCCCAGGAACGCCGCCTGCGCAGCGCCGTTTACCTGGGCGACGACACCACCGACATAGACGCTTTTCGTGCGCTGCGCCGTCTGCGCCAGGCTGGCGCGTGTGAAGGGCTGGCCGTCGCCGTCTTGCACGAAGAAGCGCCGCCCGCGCTGGCCGCCGAAGCCGACCTGGCCCTCCCCTCCATCGAGGCGGTACCCGCCTTCCTGGCCTGGGTCATCACAGCAGCCAGCGCATAA
- a CDS encoding MDR family MFS transporter, which yields MASEESMTVKEQSGEMNRRNGSNGRSQATIGMPIRGKQLAATVSGLLLGMLLAALDQTIVSTAMPKIFGELGGEQQNYSWVFTAYLLTSTVTVPIYGKLSDIWGRKWFFMGGIVVFLFGSALSGASQSVTELIIFRALQGIGAGAMMPIAFAIIGDIFPPAERGKWQGLFSGVFGVASIVGPALGGYITDNFSWRWIFYINLPLGIAALLVLFFTLPVFNNPQASRKIDYVGTALLVVSITPLLLGFSLAGTGPGQYAWDSAQIITSFFVAGAGALAFILWELFGAQEPVLDLRLFKNRIFTVSIVTTVMIGAAMFGTILYIPLFLQNVTGVSATSSGSLLTPLMGGWVIASIISGQLLSRWGRYRILALVGMAIACVGMYLMSRIEVSTTQGEVVINMIILGIGMGTGIALFTIVVQNAFPIQKIGVVTAALTFFRQIAQTVGTAVFGALLTNQFNSAFPGQLQAAFPKGTTQNTLAQFQQNFANYNLLQVPPQQIQHGIAQALTQQGIPSATAQGLAAQWQPSLFTALKFSLTTGLQIVFLIAFALICAAFIACIFLKEIPLRKSGGSAGMASMAEGGHAVGETPSAIELTERELAGIVPIAPDGNGLEEAEEERGAGEKVGPPLGDD from the coding sequence ATGGCTTCTGAGGAATCGATGACGGTGAAAGAGCAATCAGGAGAGATGAACCGGCGCAATGGCTCGAATGGTCGCTCCCAAGCCACCATCGGCATGCCCATCCGAGGTAAACAGCTTGCCGCTACAGTGAGCGGCCTCTTGTTGGGCATGTTGCTTGCCGCGCTGGACCAGACGATTGTCAGTACGGCAATGCCCAAAATCTTTGGCGAATTAGGCGGCGAGCAGCAGAACTATTCCTGGGTCTTCACCGCCTATTTATTGACTTCAACCGTTACCGTCCCAATCTATGGCAAGCTTTCGGACATCTGGGGCCGCAAATGGTTTTTTATGGGCGGCATCGTGGTCTTCTTGTTCGGGTCGGCCCTTTCCGGCGCATCCCAGAGCGTCACGGAGTTGATCATCTTCCGCGCCTTGCAAGGCATCGGCGCTGGCGCGATGATGCCAATTGCCTTTGCCATCATTGGCGACATCTTCCCCCCAGCAGAGCGCGGCAAGTGGCAGGGCCTCTTTAGCGGCGTTTTTGGCGTGGCAAGTATCGTCGGCCCGGCGCTGGGCGGCTACATTACCGATAACTTCTCCTGGCGCTGGATTTTCTATATCAACCTGCCCCTGGGCATTGCCGCCTTGCTCGTGTTGTTCTTCACATTGCCGGTCTTCAACAACCCGCAGGCGTCGCGCAAGATTGACTATGTTGGCACAGCCCTGCTGGTAGTCAGCATCACGCCGCTGCTGCTGGGCTTCTCGCTGGCTGGCACTGGCCCTGGACAGTACGCCTGGGATTCAGCGCAGATCATCACTTCATTCTTCGTAGCAGGCGCGGGCGCGCTGGCCTTCATCCTGTGGGAACTCTTCGGCGCGCAAGAGCCGGTGCTGGACCTGCGGCTCTTTAAGAATCGCATCTTCACCGTCTCGATTGTGACAACGGTGATGATCGGCGCGGCCATGTTCGGCACCATCCTCTACATCCCACTCTTCTTGCAGAATGTCACCGGCGTCAGCGCCACAAGCTCTGGCTCGCTGCTGACCCCGCTGATGGGCGGCTGGGTCATTGCCAGCATCATCTCCGGGCAACTGCTCTCGCGCTGGGGGCGCTACCGCATCCTGGCGCTGGTGGGCATGGCAATCGCCTGTGTCGGCATGTATCTGATGTCGCGCATCGAGGTCAGCACCACCCAGGGCGAAGTCGTGATCAACATGATCATCCTGGGCATTGGCATGGGGACGGGCATCGCGCTCTTCACCATCGTCGTACAGAACGCCTTCCCCATTCAGAAGATTGGTGTCGTCACCGCCGCGCTGACCTTCTTCCGCCAGATCGCTCAGACCGTTGGCACAGCCGTCTTTGGCGCGTTGCTGACCAACCAGTTCAACAGCGCCTTCCCAGGGCAATTGCAGGCGGCTTTCCCGAAGGGGACGACTCAGAACACGCTGGCCCAGTTTCAACAGAACTTCGCCAACTATAATCTGCTGCAAGTGCCGCCCCAGCAGATTCAACACGGTATTGCCCAGGCGTTGACACAGCAAGGCATCCCATCGGCGACGGCGCAGGGGTTGGCCGCGCAGTGGCAGCCGTCGCTCTTTACCGCGCTGAAGTTCTCGCTGACGACGGGCCTGCAAATCGTCTTTCTGATCGCGTTCGCGCTGATTTGCGCGGCGTTCATCGCCTGTATCTTCCTCAAAGAGATTCCGCTGCGCAAGAGCGGAGGGTCTGCTGGCATGGCAAGCATGGCCGAAGGCGGGCATGCTGTCGGCGAGACGCCCTCTGCCATCGAACTCACCGAGCGTGAACTGGCGGGCATCGTTCCTATTGCCCCGGACGGTAACGGCCTGGAGGAAGCTGAAGAAGAACGAGGCGCCGGAGAAAAAGTGGGGCCGCCGCTGGGAGACGATTAA
- a CDS encoding Tad domain-containing protein, with translation MMGWIRRERRLPRRSRGQRGQAVVLIAFSITFVISLLGLSVDSVRLYILYNQAQRAAEAGALAGVLYMPDFFSPLAPAIDGNSAVSRACAETAKNGVPCATGPGLVGAWPSQVPGKPNDLLVTVTLAADNFLLALLNPSLASSTVVATSTAEYLPPVQLGSRLTYFGDQTRGDQFYAAVDGPQDLKEYGDALTPIMEEGDSDPIANPDASSFIYTTSYGKSTNHQQTAGWPQPNPNQQPPGFNGTDGAPGYSYEIDVPAASLNVAVQVYNPRYDPGGGSSLWTDDHFQGWENVFPGCSDSTKWLSTLGACHFEEANLYMTMGYSLYKVPLPFERSKDVLVASQTYTPVDNWGPDLTDKGCSPGSEVFDVTTGACAAISSYPDIGAWTTIGTITQAGMYRLTVDAGTIGYGSKQYSVRLVPTMNDPGLRLFAWNDMSVIFTVGGTDQVFDLGNIPAPYAGKTLDFSVYDPGDSGGTVCLRILDPSGNTAALPAWVHTTAACGANWIDASRSYYNGLTLNLPIAIPKVYSGGWWQVEYKTTASDIDDKVTIAISLKGNPLHLVG, from the coding sequence ATGATGGGTTGGATTCGTCGAGAACGTAGGCTGCCCCGACGGTCGCGCGGTCAGCGCGGCCAGGCAGTGGTCCTTATAGCTTTTTCGATCACCTTTGTGATCTCGCTTTTAGGGCTGTCGGTAGACAGCGTGCGCCTCTACATCCTCTACAACCAGGCGCAGCGCGCGGCGGAAGCGGGCGCCCTGGCCGGCGTCCTCTATATGCCCGACTTTTTTAGTCCTCTTGCCCCGGCGATAGATGGCAACAGCGCCGTGAGCCGGGCGTGCGCCGAGACCGCCAAAAATGGCGTCCCCTGCGCGACGGGGCCTGGGCTGGTCGGGGCCTGGCCGTCGCAGGTACCGGGCAAGCCCAACGATTTGCTGGTGACGGTGACGCTGGCTGCCGACAACTTTTTACTGGCTTTGCTCAACCCGTCGCTTGCCAGCTCTACGGTCGTGGCTACGTCTACCGCGGAATATTTGCCGCCGGTTCAGCTTGGCTCGCGCCTGACCTACTTTGGCGACCAGACACGCGGCGACCAGTTTTACGCGGCAGTGGATGGCCCACAAGACCTGAAGGAATATGGGGATGCGCTGACGCCAATCATGGAGGAGGGCGATTCCGACCCGATTGCCAACCCCGACGCCAGCAGTTTTATCTATACCACCAGTTATGGCAAAAGCACCAATCATCAACAAACGGCGGGCTGGCCCCAGCCCAACCCCAACCAGCAGCCGCCAGGGTTTAACGGGACGGATGGCGCGCCGGGCTACAGCTATGAGATTGATGTGCCTGCCGCTTCGCTGAACGTTGCTGTGCAAGTCTATAATCCACGCTATGATCCGGGCGGCGGTTCGAGCTTGTGGACGGATGACCATTTCCAGGGCTGGGAGAATGTCTTCCCCGGCTGCTCAGATAGTACTAAATGGTTGTCCACGCTGGGGGCATGCCACTTCGAGGAAGCCAATCTCTATATGACGATGGGCTACTCGCTCTATAAAGTGCCACTGCCCTTCGAGCGCTCGAAGGATGTACTGGTGGCAAGCCAAACCTACACACCGGTGGATAACTGGGGGCCAGATTTAACAGATAAGGGCTGTAGCCCTGGTTCAGAGGTCTTTGACGTGACCACCGGCGCGTGTGCCGCGATCTCCTCCTACCCTGATATTGGCGCCTGGACTACGATTGGGACGATTACCCAGGCTGGCATGTATCGGCTGACCGTTGACGCGGGAACCATCGGCTATGGCAGCAAGCAGTACAGCGTCAGGTTGGTTCCCACAATGAACGACCCCGGCCTGCGGCTCTTTGCCTGGAACGATATGAGCGTGATCTTTACCGTCGGCGGCACCGATCAGGTCTTTGATCTGGGTAACATTCCTGCTCCCTATGCCGGAAAGACCCTCGATTTTTCGGTCTACGATCCTGGGGACTCCGGCGGGACCGTCTGTCTGCGTATCCTCGATCCCAGCGGGAATACCGCCGCGCTGCCTGCCTGGGTGCATACGACTGCGGCTTGTGGAGCGAACTGGATTGACGCTTCCAGGTCTTATTACAATGGACTGACGCTCAATCTGCCCATTGCCATCCCCAAGGTCTATTCGGGCGGCTGGTGGCAGGTAGAATACAAAACCACCGCGAGCGACATTGACGATAAGGTCACGATTGCCATCAGCTTGAAAGGCAACCCGCTGCATCTGGTGGGCTAG
- the zwf gene encoding glucose-6-phosphate dehydrogenase, which produces MSQHSHPPAGARKHAGWGAQHPEPCTLVIFGASGDLTHRKLLPTLAHLDHKHPLPPATAIVGLARRPMDDESFRQDALKALDTFVDEGPLDDQARQSFAWRLYYHRADFTDPAGYTSLAQRLEEIDHERGGTGNRVFYLATPPSDYTRIIAQLGAAGLNREARDGARGWSKVVIEKPFGRDLASAQALNAEIGEIFRESQIYRIDHYLGKETVQNLLAFRFGNGIFEPLWNQKYIDHVQILVAESLGVGSRGGYYEEAGAIRDMVQNHMMQLLCLTGMEPPVAFDAESVRDEKVKLLRSIRPLTTHEVRERAVRAQYSAGQVDGTQIPDYRQEPNVAADSLTETYVALKLFIENWRWAGVPFYLRTGKALPKRSTEITIHFKQAPYLLFAGEGEERSPNVLTVRVQPDEGIALQFGAKEPGPRMTLAPVNMDFSYKYSFGAETPEAYERLIVDCMLGDSTLFIRRDEVEGAWKVVDSIVAGWQESRRHSLPTYKAGAWGPDEADELIRRDGRQWWNP; this is translated from the coding sequence ATGTCGCAGCACTCCCACCCGCCCGCAGGCGCGCGAAAACATGCTGGTTGGGGGGCGCAGCACCCCGAACCTTGCACACTGGTGATCTTTGGCGCCAGCGGCGATCTGACGCACCGCAAGCTGCTGCCGACGCTGGCGCATCTCGATCACAAACATCCGCTGCCCCCGGCGACAGCGATTGTGGGACTGGCGCGGCGGCCAATGGATGATGAATCCTTTCGCCAGGACGCGCTGAAGGCGTTAGATACCTTTGTGGATGAGGGGCCGCTGGACGACCAGGCCAGGCAATCCTTTGCCTGGCGTCTGTATTATCATCGGGCCGATTTTACCGATCCGGCGGGCTATACAAGCCTGGCGCAGCGCCTTGAGGAGATTGACCACGAGCGCGGCGGCACAGGCAATCGCGTCTTCTATCTGGCAACGCCGCCCAGCGACTATACCCGGATTATCGCCCAGCTTGGCGCGGCGGGCCTGAACCGCGAGGCGCGCGATGGAGCGCGCGGCTGGTCGAAGGTCGTTATTGAGAAGCCCTTTGGGCGCGATCTGGCCTCGGCCCAGGCGCTGAACGCTGAAATTGGTGAGATCTTCCGCGAGAGCCAGATTTACCGCATCGATCACTATCTAGGTAAAGAGACGGTGCAGAATCTGCTGGCCTTCCGCTTTGGCAACGGCATTTTTGAGCCGCTCTGGAACCAGAAGTATATCGATCATGTGCAGATTCTGGTGGCCGAAAGCCTGGGCGTGGGTTCGCGCGGCGGCTATTATGAAGAGGCGGGCGCGATCCGCGATATGGTGCAGAACCATATGATGCAACTCCTGTGTTTGACGGGCATGGAGCCGCCAGTGGCCTTTGACGCCGAATCGGTGCGCGATGAAAAGGTGAAGCTGCTGCGATCCATTCGCCCGCTGACCACGCATGAAGTAAGGGAACGCGCGGTGCGGGCGCAGTACAGCGCCGGGCAGGTTGATGGCACGCAGATACCCGATTATCGCCAGGAGCCAAACGTTGCGGCGGATTCGCTGACAGAGACTTACGTGGCGCTGAAGCTGTTTATTGAGAACTGGCGCTGGGCCGGGGTACCGTTTTACCTGCGCACCGGGAAAGCTCTGCCCAAGCGTTCCACCGAGATTACGATTCATTTCAAGCAGGCTCCCTATCTCTTGTTTGCGGGCGAAGGCGAGGAACGCTCCCCAAATGTGCTGACGGTGCGGGTGCAGCCGGACGAGGGGATTGCGCTGCAATTTGGCGCGAAGGAGCCTGGCCCACGCATGACGCTGGCTCCGGTGAATATGGATTTTTCCTATAAGTATTCGTTCGGCGCGGAAACGCCCGAAGCCTACGAACGGCTGATCGTAGATTGCATGCTGGGAGATTCCACGCTCTTTATCCGCCGCGACGAGGTGGAGGGCGCCTGGAAGGTGGTAGATAGCATTGTCGCTGGCTGGCAGGAATCGAGACGCCACTCGCTGCCAACCTATAAAGCAGGCGCCTGGGGACCAGACGAAGCTGATGAACTGATTCGCCGCGATGGCCGCCAGTGGTGGAATCCCTAA
- a CDS encoding DUF192 domain-containing protein, translated as MLTVRVINTTREAILAERAGFANSIATRALGLMGQAALPEGSGLVIDPCSSIHMFFMRFAIDALYVSQDGIVLRVVSRLRPWRLGPIILRSRYVVELPAGTAARSGTQPGDILRVEPIARQP; from the coding sequence ATGCTCACTGTGCGCGTCATCAATACCACCCGTGAAGCCATCCTGGCGGAGCGGGCTGGCTTTGCCAACTCAATCGCCACGCGCGCCCTTGGCCTGATGGGCCAGGCCGCGCTCCCCGAAGGCAGCGGCCTGGTGATTGACCCCTGCTCCAGCATCCACATGTTCTTTATGCGCTTTGCCATAGATGCGCTGTATGTCTCTCAGGATGGCATAGTGCTGCGCGTGGTTTCGCGCCTGCGCCCCTGGCGGCTCGGCCCCATCATCTTGCGCTCGCGCTACGTCGTCGAACTCCCCGCCGGAACGGCTGCCCGCAGCGGCACACAGCCGGGCGACATCCTGCGCGTGGAACCCATCGCCCGCCAGCCGTGA